One Syntrophorhabdaceae bacterium genomic region harbors:
- a CDS encoding prepilin-type N-terminal cleavage/methylation domain-containing protein — MLSNERGLTLLELMISIVLIVAILVVVSGAMRLGYRSVSSGEKKVGSLERFRSSLTIIRAQIQSGAPLVSEQGGRKRFSFEGTADFLKMATNYSIWGGQKGYVTVEYQVETDGNGMQNLIASESMVGIEKKNETQLLQGFNAIYFEYFFKSVTEKEGAWIEKWNDNTRIPQKIRLHLVQGKRVFSIIFPVGAQMSLTSIYSDRMLPERFQAYEYTA; from the coding sequence ATGTTAAGCAATGAACGGGGGCTTACCCTCCTCGAACTGATGATCTCTATTGTTCTGATCGTGGCAATTCTTGTGGTTGTTTCGGGCGCCATGAGACTTGGGTACCGTTCTGTAAGCAGCGGAGAAAAGAAGGTCGGTTCCCTTGAAAGGTTCAGGTCATCCCTGACCATCATTCGTGCCCAGATACAATCCGGGGCGCCCCTCGTTTCTGAACAGGGCGGCAGGAAACGGTTTTCTTTCGAAGGGACCGCCGACTTCCTGAAAATGGCAACGAATTATTCTATCTGGGGAGGGCAGAAAGGTTATGTAACCGTGGAATACCAGGTTGAGACTGATGGTAACGGCATGCAAAACCTCATTGCCAGTGAAAGCATGGTGGGCATCGAAAAAAAGAATGAGACTCAACTTCTGCAGGGCTTCAATGCCATTTACTTCGAATATTTTTTTAAAAGCGTCACCGAAAAAGAAGGCGCGTGGATTGAAAAGTGGAATGACAACACCAGGATACCTCAAAAGATACGGCTTCATCTTGTCCAGGGCAAAAGAGTATTTTCCATAATTTTTCCTGTGGGGGCGCAGATGTCCCT